One segment of Stomatobaculum sp. F0698 DNA contains the following:
- a CDS encoding glycosyltransferase, translated as MGGGGRHAAGRKARALPEGNAHISAFAERLALLRSEDRGLQYADAEIATADGLTSACFPYVLGESFTSVICRELSQGQPLEDTLERALQRIIGGGEVHNIDAIFDNFLVPEGAEALGINKVPLTGIDCEWVSATPLNKSYVRYRALRSFYEQQRESLGLGTEEAFLLRFGISAKEAAGFAAEEAAFQRSVAGEEQARFLDRFIVSQQNAEIIARTERTLEETREQLAASWEEIRIRDAEIKKITEVKRLTDNHVVNLETMIRDLRAENGQLAETLQYLSRHQTLYSRLRRKASAIFNAKYPKGSRERKHLLFRLNAVRHPLQHWKLMHTPEGKNLADGEFAIGDIYREHGKLRFPQFESPRVSIIIPCYNQIEYTYACLVSLLEHTKDIPYEVIIADDVSSDATKRLSDFAEGLVIARNETNQGFLKNCNQAALKARGEFLFFLNNDTKVTEGWLTWLLKLMDEDLSIGMTGSKLVYPDGRLQEAGGIIWSDASGWNYGRLQDPTLPEFNYVKDVDYMSGAAILIRHALWKEIGGFDTRYAPAYCEDSDLAFEVRAHGYRVVYQPKSVVIHFEGISNGTDVQGTGLKRYQIENTEKLKEKWKKELAEQFENNGNPDPFRARERSKGKKIILVVDHYVPTFDKDAGSRTTWQYLKMFVKQGYQVKFLGDNFAAEEPYTTALTQLGIEVLYGEAMQKGIWDWIEKHASDIDFVYLNRPHIASKYIDFIQERTSIRVLYYGHDLHFLRERREYELTGEEAHREASAYWKGVELTLLRKAALSFYPSEEECRAIHAIDSTIRVKPLTAYVWDSFPELSDFGYEKREGLLFVGGFAHPPNLDAVLWFLKEVFPEIRAEEPVNFYVAGSKVPEELKALHNPENGIHILGFVSDERLRELYENCRLVVVPLRYGAGVKGKVIEALYYGAPVLTTSIGAEGIPAAETVMEIEDSAPRFAAAALRLYRDRKVLEGMSERASAYIRAHNGMDAVWEALASDFS; from the coding sequence TTGGGAGGCGGCGGACGGCACGCGGCGGGTCGAAAAGCGCGCGCTCTCCCCGAGGGCAATGCACACATCTCGGCCTTTGCGGAGCGCCTCGCGTTACTGCGGAGCGAGGACAGGGGCTTGCAATACGCGGATGCGGAGATAGCGACCGCGGACGGCCTTACAAGCGCCTGCTTCCCCTATGTGCTCGGCGAGAGCTTTACGAGCGTCATCTGTCGCGAGCTTTCGCAGGGACAGCCTCTTGAGGACACGCTGGAGCGCGCGCTGCAGCGTATCATTGGCGGCGGCGAGGTGCATAACATCGATGCGATTTTCGACAACTTCCTTGTGCCGGAGGGCGCGGAAGCGCTCGGCATCAACAAGGTTCCGCTCACAGGTATCGACTGCGAGTGGGTCTCGGCGACGCCGCTCAACAAGAGCTATGTGCGCTACCGCGCGCTTCGAAGCTTTTACGAGCAGCAGCGCGAGAGCCTCGGGCTCGGCACGGAAGAGGCCTTTTTGCTGCGCTTCGGCATTTCGGCAAAAGAGGCGGCAGGCTTTGCCGCAGAGGAGGCGGCCTTCCAGCGCAGCGTGGCCGGCGAGGAACAGGCGCGCTTCTTGGACCGCTTCATTGTCTCCCAGCAGAACGCAGAGATCATCGCGCGGACCGAGCGCACCCTCGAGGAGACCAGGGAGCAGCTCGCGGCCTCCTGGGAGGAGATTCGCATTCGGGATGCGGAGATTAAGAAAATCACCGAGGTGAAGCGCCTGACGGACAATCACGTCGTAAATCTGGAGACCATGATACGGGATCTCCGCGCGGAGAACGGACAGCTCGCGGAAACCTTACAGTATCTGAGTCGCCACCAGACGCTCTACTCCCGCCTTCGTCGAAAGGCGAGCGCAATCTTTAACGCAAAGTACCCGAAGGGCTCCAGGGAGAGAAAGCACCTTTTATTCCGCCTGAATGCGGTGCGGCATCCGCTGCAACATTGGAAACTCATGCACACGCCGGAGGGCAAGAATCTGGCAGACGGCGAGTTCGCAATCGGCGATATTTATCGAGAGCACGGGAAGCTGCGTTTCCCGCAGTTTGAGTCGCCGCGGGTCTCGATTATCATCCCCTGTTATAACCAGATTGAGTACACCTATGCCTGCCTGGTTTCTCTTCTCGAGCACACGAAGGACATCCCCTATGAGGTGATCATCGCGGATGATGTCTCGAGCGATGCGACCAAGCGCCTCTCGGATTTTGCGGAGGGACTGGTGATTGCGAGAAACGAGACCAACCAGGGCTTTTTAAAGAACTGTAACCAGGCAGCCTTAAAGGCGCGCGGCGAATTCCTCTTTTTCCTGAACAACGATACCAAGGTGACCGAGGGATGGCTTACTTGGCTTTTAAAACTGATGGACGAAGACCTGAGCATCGGCATGACGGGATCCAAACTGGTCTACCCGGACGGACGGCTTCAGGAGGCGGGCGGCATTATTTGGAGCGATGCCTCCGGCTGGAACTACGGCAGACTGCAGGACCCGACACTGCCGGAGTTTAACTACGTGAAGGATGTCGACTATATGTCCGGCGCGGCGATTTTGATTCGCCACGCGCTCTGGAAGGAAATCGGCGGCTTTGACACGCGCTATGCGCCCGCTTACTGCGAGGACTCGGATCTCGCCTTTGAGGTGCGCGCCCACGGCTACCGCGTGGTCTACCAGCCGAAGTCGGTGGTCATCCACTTCGAGGGCATCTCGAACGGCACGGATGTGCAGGGCACGGGCTTAAAGCGCTACCAGATCGAGAACACCGAGAAGTTAAAGGAAAAGTGGAAGAAGGAACTTGCCGAGCAGTTTGAGAACAACGGCAACCCGGATCCCTTCCGGGCGCGCGAGCGGAGCAAGGGCAAAAAGATTATCCTTGTGGTGGATCACTATGTACCGACCTTTGACAAGGACGCGGGCAGCCGCACGACCTGGCAGTACTTAAAGATGTTTGTGAAGCAGGGCTATCAGGTCAAATTCCTCGGCGACAACTTCGCAGCGGAGGAACCCTACACCACGGCGCTGACCCAGCTCGGCATTGAGGTGCTCTACGGCGAGGCCATGCAGAAGGGAATCTGGGATTGGATTGAGAAGCACGCTTCGGATATCGACTTTGTCTACCTGAACCGCCCGCACATTGCGAGCAAGTACATTGACTTTATTCAGGAGAGAACGTCTATCCGCGTCCTCTACTACGGACACGATCTCCACTTCCTCCGCGAGCGGCGCGAGTACGAGCTGACGGGAGAGGAGGCGCACCGGGAGGCCTCGGCCTACTGGAAGGGTGTGGAGCTTACGCTGCTCCGGAAGGCGGCGCTCAGTTTCTACCCCTCGGAGGAGGAGTGCAGGGCGATACATGCAATCGACAGCACCATACGTGTGAAGCCCCTGACCGCTTATGTCTGGGACAGCTTCCCGGAGCTAAGCGATTTCGGCTATGAGAAGAGAGAGGGACTGCTCTTTGTGGGCGGTTTTGCCCACCCGCCGAATCTGGATGCGGTGCTCTGGTTCCTGAAAGAGGTATTCCCCGAGATACGCGCGGAAGAGCCGGTCAATTTCTATGTCGCGGGCTCCAAGGTGCCGGAAGAACTGAAAGCCCTTCACAACCCCGAGAACGGTATTCACATCCTGGGCTTTGTCTCGGACGAACGGCTGCGGGAACTCTATGAGAACTGCCGTCTGGTCGTGGTGCCGCTCCGCTACGGTGCGGGCGTGAAGGGCAAGGTCATTGAGGCGCTCTATTACGGCGCGCCGGTGCTCACGACCTCGATCGGTGCGGAGGGCATTCCGGCTGCGGAGACGGTCATGGAGATCGAGGACAGCGCGCCCCGCTTTGCGGCGGCGGCGCTCCGCTTATACCGCGACCGCAAGGTCCTGGAAGGGATGTCCGAGCGCGCTTCGGCCTATATTCGTGCGCACAACGGCATGGATGCGGTCTGGGAAGCGCTTGCGTCAGACTTTTCCTGA
- a CDS encoding ABC transporter ATP-binding protein, with protein sequence MLVLHQIKKQYGKNAVLREINLQAANGSCVGILGGNGSGKTTLLSVLGGILRPDSGSFRYEEEELFANAKRRRALVSFSPQANPLMEELSGFDNLLLWHDRATVARGLAPEGVITALGAAAFLNKPVAKLSGGMKKRLSIAIAVLREPKILLLDEPTAALDMEGKAQFYAYLKRFTAAGGTALFVTHDFAEFAHCDRLVFLRDGVLREIPQPESAAAAEALFL encoded by the coding sequence ATGCTGGTTTTACATCAGATTAAAAAGCAATACGGAAAGAACGCTGTCCTGCGGGAGATTAACCTGCAGGCGGCGAACGGAAGTTGTGTGGGCATTCTCGGCGGAAACGGCAGCGGGAAGACCACACTTCTTTCCGTTTTGGGGGGAATTCTGCGGCCGGACAGTGGCAGCTTCCGCTACGAGGAAGAGGAACTCTTCGCGAATGCGAAGCGCCGCAGGGCGCTGGTCAGCTTTTCGCCGCAGGCGAATCCGCTGATGGAGGAGTTGTCCGGTTTTGATAACTTACTGCTCTGGCACGACAGGGCGACCGTGGCGCGCGGGCTCGCACCGGAGGGCGTGATTACGGCCCTCGGCGCTGCGGCGTTTTTGAATAAGCCCGTCGCAAAGCTCTCGGGCGGCATGAAGAAGCGACTCTCAATCGCAATTGCCGTGTTGCGGGAGCCGAAAATTCTCTTGCTGGATGAGCCGACCGCGGCGCTCGATATGGAGGGCAAGGCGCAGTTTTATGCCTACCTAAAGCGTTTTACGGCGGCGGGCGGCACGGCGCTCTTTGTGACCCACGATTTTGCGGAGTTTGCGCACTGCGATCGACTGGTGTTTCTCCGGGACGGCGTGCTGCGCGAGATTCCGCAGCCGGAGAGCGCGGCGGCGGCGGAGGCCTTGTTCTTATGA
- a CDS encoding DUF6583 family protein, producing MRLFGRWKRAAVGAASVVAAMALATGCGKKASSPDQRYKEAEQKQVKEFTTQFTGAYETTRDKLASDKVQSGSGDIVITLEDGGKSTLSALMGGTDLSWIKTLGMKMSAKIGKSALEESIALSLNDKALGTMNLVMSDNDLYLQIPELADKYMHIPGSVLGDSASFGEMMSEYKKLPEGKKLDELVTNYTKIITDAAKDVKESKEDVTVGDYTVNATKLEVTFDGEQLTELGKKIVETAKNDQNLADIIKASTDEETYEKFKESLEKEGEQKLEGKLVSTIWLGEGDKVIARELRIENANASENYVFTMKAPNKGEEFASEITFSEDGNELFRVDGKGKNNGKKMSGEFTFTQEGSKVAVLTLDELDLEALKKSELTAKGSVRLESESSSSMMDLSAFAIDFDLAETAKSTKGTVALKSGDTPYVTIAIDTTRGEGGEEPSAPSDIVDVSDDAAFEAFMKGANWSGYLGQLRQTDIPSNYLDMLEQSLKASGMMQ from the coding sequence ATGAGATTGTTTGGAAGATGGAAGAGAGCTGCGGTCGGCGCGGCATCTGTCGTTGCGGCAATGGCACTGGCAACCGGTTGCGGAAAGAAGGCAAGTTCTCCGGATCAGCGCTACAAAGAGGCTGAGCAGAAGCAGGTCAAGGAGTTCACCACGCAGTTCACGGGTGCTTACGAGACCACGAGAGATAAGCTTGCGAGCGATAAGGTCCAGAGCGGCAGCGGTGATATCGTGATTACCCTGGAGGACGGCGGCAAGAGCACGCTCAGCGCGTTGATGGGCGGCACGGACCTCTCCTGGATCAAGACCCTCGGCATGAAGATGAGCGCAAAGATCGGCAAGTCGGCGCTTGAGGAGAGCATTGCGCTCAGCCTGAACGACAAGGCACTCGGCACGATGAACCTTGTCATGTCCGACAACGATCTCTACCTGCAGATTCCGGAACTCGCGGATAAGTACATGCACATCCCGGGCAGCGTGCTCGGCGACAGCGCAAGCTTCGGCGAGATGATGAGCGAGTATAAGAAACTCCCGGAGGGCAAGAAGCTCGACGAGCTCGTGACCAACTATACGAAGATCATCACGGACGCTGCGAAGGATGTCAAGGAGTCCAAGGAAGATGTGACGGTCGGCGATTACACCGTCAACGCAACCAAGCTTGAGGTTACTTTCGACGGCGAGCAGCTGACCGAGCTCGGCAAGAAGATTGTCGAGACCGCAAAGAACGACCAGAATCTTGCGGATATCATCAAGGCAAGCACCGATGAGGAAACGTACGAGAAGTTCAAGGAGTCTCTCGAGAAGGAAGGGGAGCAGAAGCTTGAGGGCAAGCTCGTTTCCACCATCTGGCTCGGCGAGGGCGACAAGGTCATCGCAAGAGAGCTTCGCATTGAGAACGCGAATGCCAGCGAGAACTATGTGTTCACGATGAAGGCACCGAACAAGGGCGAGGAGTTCGCTTCCGAGATCACCTTCTCCGAGGACGGAAACGAGCTGTTCCGCGTGGACGGCAAGGGCAAGAACAACGGCAAGAAGATGAGCGGTGAGTTCACCTTCACCCAGGAGGGTTCGAAGGTTGCGGTTCTTACGCTCGACGAGCTTGATCTTGAGGCACTCAAGAAGAGCGAGCTTACCGCAAAGGGTAGCGTCCGCCTTGAGAGCGAGAGCAGCAGCTCGATGATGGATCTCAGCGCATTTGCAATCGACTTCGATCTCGCGGAGACCGCGAAGAGCACCAAGGGCACGGTGGCCCTGAAGAGCGGCGACACGCCGTACGTCACGATTGCGATTGATACCACCCGCGGCGAGGGCGGCGAGGAGCCGAGCGCACCGAGCGACATTGTCGACGTTTCGGATGATGCGGCGTTTGAGGCATTCATGAAGGGCGCTAACTGGAGCGGTTATCTGGGACAGCTCCGTCAGACGGATATCCCGAGCAACTACCTCGATATGCTCGAGCAGTCCCTGAAGGCATCGGGTATGATGCAGTAA
- a CDS encoding DUF2142 domain-containing protein: MEQNNKQAVRTWPFFLLGLVFVLLSGLYGAIAALDAAAHFKDNLLFVLYELLFPASVITALFAALLWSRKSNRMYRAYAFSAMVLGVLYLAVMPGLSAPDELSHYSTAYRISSTMLFEDPLIRPAGLTAVRASDYPLEDMNGVKTPEIPDDTEEIPEVLGNPVKQTTYRAVKDWEKRYAFSTKPVASPIPDVKTTPVFYLPQAIGFSIARVLGLGAVGLLFLGKFLNLCCYVALTALAVRTTPIGKSWFAAAGLLPMSLHLAASLSYDAGLIGTVFLFTALVFKLAYGTEEIRARELIALCALAALFGPCKLVYAPVILLALLIPARVFGGFGKKLLCILILLLSLIAAVLAVNANVLEAYFFPAAAEQAGNVSADMSHAGFTASELFSHPFFTLRMLVNSFSARLLNWGAEMIGMKLGNLDPLLGASGLQTLFFALGLVALTVADSTGEKNYVLVPGSKAAWQDDDEAEEVEAAAVATEADTATTGEVPTAATPAEPEGEVNTEAALSALSEQETAGEVLTAATTEHIAEAAETLRETREEEASQEALADEEKFGPHYMEVREPGRFARFYALLIGCISFFGILFAMLLAWTSRDALWIEGVQGRYFLPLLPLFLFGLQSKALQSGLPFKRLVPYGFVILNLCVGIRIFALAVLRV; encoded by the coding sequence CCCACTTTAAGGACAACCTGCTCTTTGTGCTCTATGAGCTCCTGTTTCCGGCCTCTGTGATTACGGCGCTCTTTGCGGCGCTGCTCTGGAGTCGGAAGAGCAATCGCATGTATCGCGCGTATGCCTTTTCCGCGATGGTGCTCGGCGTGCTCTATCTCGCGGTGATGCCGGGGCTTTCGGCGCCGGATGAGCTGAGTCACTACAGCACGGCTTATCGCATTTCTTCGACCATGCTCTTTGAAGATCCGCTCATTCGTCCCGCGGGTCTCACGGCGGTGCGCGCGAGCGATTATCCGCTGGAGGATATGAACGGGGTGAAGACGCCGGAAATTCCGGACGATACGGAAGAAATTCCGGAAGTGCTCGGCAATCCGGTGAAGCAGACCACCTACCGCGCGGTGAAGGACTGGGAGAAGCGCTATGCGTTTTCGACCAAGCCGGTCGCTTCGCCGATTCCGGATGTGAAGACCACGCCTGTTTTCTACCTGCCGCAGGCCATAGGATTCTCGATCGCGCGTGTGCTAGGACTCGGCGCCGTGGGACTGCTCTTCCTCGGAAAGTTCCTGAACCTCTGCTGCTATGTCGCGCTGACCGCACTCGCGGTGCGAACCACGCCGATCGGAAAGTCGTGGTTTGCGGCGGCGGGCTTATTGCCGATGAGCCTACACCTCGCGGCTTCGCTCTCCTACGATGCGGGCTTAATCGGAACGGTATTTCTCTTTACGGCGCTGGTCTTTAAGCTCGCTTACGGGACGGAAGAAATACGCGCGCGGGAACTCATCGCACTCTGCGCACTCGCGGCGCTCTTCGGCCCCTGCAAGCTGGTCTATGCGCCTGTTATTCTGCTCGCGCTGCTCATTCCGGCGCGCGTTTTCGGCGGCTTTGGCAAAAAGCTGCTCTGCATCCTGATTCTTCTGCTCTCGCTGATCGCGGCGGTACTCGCGGTCAATGCGAATGTGTTGGAGGCTTATTTCTTCCCGGCAGCGGCGGAGCAGGCGGGCAATGTGAGCGCCGATATGAGCCACGCAGGCTTTACGGCTTCGGAGCTCTTCTCGCATCCCTTCTTTACCCTTCGCATGCTGGTGAACAGTTTCTCGGCGCGCTTGTTGAATTGGGGCGCGGAGATGATAGGAATGAAACTCGGCAATCTGGATCCGCTGCTCGGGGCGTCCGGTCTGCAGACCCTATTCTTTGCGCTCGGTCTGGTCGCGCTGACCGTTGCGGACAGCACGGGTGAAAAAAACTATGTATTGGTGCCGGGCAGCAAAGCCGCTTGGCAGGACGATGACGAGGCGGAAGAAGTCGAGGCGGCCGCGGTCGCGACAGAAGCGGATACGGCGACGACCGGCGAAGTGCCGACGGCCGCGACGCCTGCGGAACCGGAGGGTGAGGTGAACACGGAAGCTGCGCTTTCGGCCTTGTCCGAACAGGAGACGGCGGGCGAAGTGCTGACCGCTGCGACGACGGAACATATCGCAGAGGCGGCGGAAACGCTGCGCGAAACGCGGGAAGAGGAAGCATCGCAAGAAGCGCTTGCCGACGAGGAGAAGTTCGGGCCGCACTACATGGAAGTCAGAGAGCCGGGCCGCTTTGCGCGTTTCTATGCGCTCCTGATTGGATGCATCAGTTTCTTCGGGATTCTCTTTGCGATGCTGCTCGCCTGGACGTCCCGCGATGCGCTCTGGATTGAAGGGGTGCAGGGCAGATACTTCCTGCCCCTCCTGCCGCTCTTTCTCTTCGGGCTGCAGAGCAAGGCTTTGCAGAGCGGCCTGCCGTTTAAGCGCCTTGTGCCCTACGGCTTCGTGATATTGAATCTCTGCGTGGGAATCCGCATTTTTGCGCTTGCCGTGCTGAGAGTTTGA
- a CDS encoding ABC transporter ATP-binding protein — protein sequence MDKNLAISVQGVSKIYKLYDKPIDRLKEAVSLTHKSYHRDFFALSDISFDVKKGETVGIIGTNGSGKSTILKIITGVLSPTTGTAEVSGNISALLELGAGFNSEYTGLENIYMNGTMMGFSRQEMERRMDDILRFADIGDFVNQPVKTYSSGMFVRLAFALAINVDPEILIVDEALSVGDVFFQAKCYRRMEEMMKNGTTILMVSHDMGSIIKYCDKVVLLNRGHFVAQGEAGKMVDLYKKILANQTDELAEALIEEKKEALGLPVEATVSDKRMKDRMNLNPEVQEYGDGRASFEDFGTLDARGNVTNLLLKGEMFTIRERVRFHAPIENPIFTYTLRDKKGTDITGTNTLFEGTEIKPVKDGDVYTVSFRQKMNLQGGEYLLSMSCTGYENGEHVVYHRLYNVLSLTVISNKNTVGFYDMGSEVEAVREEKA from the coding sequence ATGGATAAAAATCTGGCAATCTCGGTGCAGGGAGTCAGTAAAATTTATAAGCTCTACGACAAACCGATAGACCGCCTGAAAGAGGCCGTGAGCCTGACCCACAAGTCCTATCATCGTGACTTCTTTGCACTCTCGGACATCTCCTTTGATGTGAAGAAGGGAGAGACGGTCGGTATCATCGGGACGAACGGATCGGGGAAGTCGACCATACTGAAAATCATCACCGGCGTGCTGAGTCCGACCACGGGGACGGCGGAAGTCTCCGGCAATATTTCGGCGCTCCTGGAGCTCGGCGCGGGCTTTAACAGCGAATACACCGGCCTCGAGAACATCTATATGAACGGTACCATGATGGGCTTCTCGCGGCAGGAGATGGAGCGGAGAATGGATGACATTCTCCGCTTTGCGGACATCGGGGACTTTGTGAACCAGCCGGTCAAGACCTATTCTTCCGGTATGTTCGTGCGCCTCGCCTTTGCGCTCGCCATCAATGTGGACCCGGAGATCTTAATTGTCGACGAGGCGCTCTCGGTCGGCGATGTCTTCTTCCAGGCGAAGTGCTACCGCCGTATGGAGGAGATGATGAAGAACGGCACGACCATACTCATGGTGAGCCACGACATGGGCAGCATCATCAAATATTGCGACAAGGTAGTGCTCTTAAATCGCGGTCATTTTGTGGCACAGGGCGAGGCCGGCAAGATGGTGGACCTCTATAAGAAGATATTGGCAAACCAGACCGATGAACTTGCCGAGGCACTGATTGAAGAGAAGAAGGAGGCGCTCGGCTTACCGGTCGAAGCGACGGTCTCCGATAAGCGCATGAAAGACCGCATGAACCTGAATCCCGAAGTGCAGGAGTACGGCGACGGCAGAGCGAGCTTTGAGGACTTCGGAACCCTTGACGCGCGCGGCAATGTGACGAACCTCCTCTTAAAGGGGGAGATGTTCACGATACGGGAGCGCGTTCGCTTCCACGCGCCGATCGAAAATCCGATTTTCACCTACACCCTGCGGGATAAGAAGGGGACGGATATCACGGGAACCAACACCCTCTTTGAGGGCACGGAGATTAAGCCCGTCAAGGACGGCGATGTCTACACGGTTTCGTTCCGGCAGAAGATGAATCTGCAGGGAGGCGAATATCTGCTCTCCATGAGTTGCACCGGCTATGAGAACGGCGAGCACGTGGTGTACCACCGCCTCTATAACGTGCTGAGCTTAACGGTCATCTCGAACAAGAACACCGTGGGCTTTTACGACATGGGCTCGGAGGTTGAGGCCGTGAGGGAGGAGAAGGCATGA
- a CDS encoding ABC transporter permease — MRRYFGAQWKRALRSLPGALLANLLLLAAAALLLLYLTRLFAPSEEGTAKLKLGIVGGQGQTYLGTGLGILNNMDSSRLAISYEQLDKEAAAEKLKRGEIQAYLEVPDDFLSALSEGENKTIHYVGGGLEAGLNSALIREAGSAAEVILKETERGIYAAEGYFDAHGARDRHAKLLTEINLRYLGTVLNRNRNYNAETVVALAGSDLAQYYRAALLCFLLFASGVSALPFAAGRAPVLGRLLTAEGVSCGAQLLSEYFAYFGLQTLAFLPLLPLLREMFAGLLPALFFATALQFLLYELAEGLLAGAFLQLFAGIFLAFLSGCFYPLAFFPARMQALSRALPSGQCFRYLERLLAGEAFGTLFRPGAVLLLWALAFLMLAGVLRAGRRER; from the coding sequence ATGAGGCGCTATTTCGGCGCGCAGTGGAAGCGCGCACTCCGCTCGCTTCCGGGTGCCCTCCTTGCGAATCTTCTCCTGCTCGCGGCGGCGGCCCTGCTTTTGCTTTACCTGACACGGCTATTTGCGCCCTCGGAGGAGGGGACCGCCAAGCTGAAACTCGGCATTGTGGGAGGGCAGGGACAGACCTATCTCGGGACGGGGCTCGGCATCCTAAATAACATGGACAGCTCCCGCCTTGCAATCTCCTATGAACAGCTGGACAAAGAGGCGGCTGCCGAGAAATTAAAGCGAGGCGAGATTCAGGCCTATCTCGAAGTGCCGGATGACTTTCTCTCCGCGCTCTCGGAGGGCGAGAATAAGACCATACACTATGTGGGAGGCGGGCTCGAGGCGGGGTTAAACAGCGCCTTGATTCGCGAGGCGGGCAGCGCGGCAGAGGTGATTTTAAAGGAAACCGAGCGGGGCATCTATGCGGCGGAGGGCTATTTTGATGCCCACGGCGCGCGGGATCGCCATGCGAAGCTCTTGACGGAGATCAATCTCCGCTATCTCGGCACGGTTTTAAATCGAAACCGAAACTACAATGCGGAGACGGTGGTAGCGCTTGCGGGTTCGGATCTCGCGCAGTACTACCGGGCAGCCTTACTCTGCTTTTTGCTCTTTGCCTCGGGGGTAAGCGCCCTGCCCTTTGCGGCCGGTCGCGCACCGGTACTGGGGCGCTTGCTTACGGCCGAGGGGGTGAGTTGCGGTGCGCAGCTTCTTTCGGAATATTTTGCCTATTTCGGCTTGCAGACCCTCGCCTTTCTTCCGCTCCTTCCGCTGCTTCGGGAAATGTTTGCGGGGCTCCTGCCTGCGCTGTTCTTTGCGACCGCACTCCAGTTTCTGCTTTACGAGCTCGCAGAGGGGCTGCTTGCCGGCGCGTTTCTGCAACTCTTTGCCGGAATCTTCCTCGCGTTTCTCTCCGGCTGCTTTTATCCGCTGGCCTTCTTCCCTGCGCGCATGCAGGCGCTAAGCCGCGCGCTGCCGAGCGGGCAGTGCTTTCGCTATCTGGAGCGGCTCCTTGCGGGTGAGGCGTTCGGCACACTTTTTCGTCCCGGCGCCGTGTTGCTCCTCTGGGCGCTTGCTTTTCTCATGCTCGCGGGTGTTTTGCGGGCGGGAAGGAGGGAGAGATGA
- a CDS encoding ABC transporter permease gives MTELVRELFGNRKLIFELAKADFRKRFVGSYFGIIWMFVQPIVTVLIYFMIFQLGFKSVPPIPGVPYVLWLVPGIVPWFFFQEAMNAGTNCLQEYHYLVKKVVFNVEVLPVIKLVSCLLVHAIFVMIMIAMFFCYGRLPLITWLQLIYYSAALSVLILALTLVTSAVQVFFRDMSQIVSICLQFGMWLVPIMWAPEMFPNFPEKLMPILKLNPIHYIVSGYRDSMIAGNWFFERPMQSLYFWAVTLALLALGLRLFRKLRPHFSDVL, from the coding sequence ATGACGGAACTTGTGCGTGAGCTCTTCGGGAACCGAAAGCTCATCTTTGAGCTCGCCAAGGCGGATTTTCGAAAGCGCTTTGTGGGCTCCTACTTCGGCATTATCTGGATGTTTGTCCAACCGATTGTGACCGTACTCATTTACTTCATGATCTTTCAGCTCGGCTTTAAGTCGGTGCCGCCGATTCCCGGCGTGCCCTATGTGCTCTGGCTGGTCCCCGGCATCGTCCCCTGGTTCTTTTTCCAGGAGGCAATGAATGCCGGCACCAACTGTCTGCAGGAGTACCACTATCTGGTTAAGAAGGTGGTGTTTAACGTAGAGGTGTTGCCGGTCATCAAGCTCGTGTCCTGCCTTCTGGTGCACGCAATCTTTGTCATGATTATGATTGCGATGTTCTTCTGCTACGGGAGACTGCCGCTCATCACCTGGCTGCAGCTCATTTACTACAGTGCGGCGCTCTCGGTCTTGATTCTCGCGCTCACGCTGGTCACATCGGCGGTGCAGGTCTTTTTCCGGGACATGTCGCAGATTGTGAGTATTTGTCTCCAGTTCGGCATGTGGCTGGTTCCCATCATGTGGGCGCCCGAGATGTTCCCGAACTTCCCGGAAAAGCTTATGCCGATACTGAAATTAAATCCCATTCACTACATTGTGAGCGGTTACCGGGACAGCATGATAGCCGGGAACTGGTTCTTTGAGCGGCCCATGCAGAGCCTTTATTTCTGGGCGGTGACACTTGCCCTGCTTGCGCTCGGGCTTCGCCTGTTCCGCAAGCTGCGCCCGCATTTTTCCGATGTGCTGTGA